GACGCTGGGGTGTGGAAATGAAGATCCCACTTCCCCCACTGCGAGCCAAGCGACTTGTCCACTCCCCCGCCTCCAAGATCTGGTAGCACACGCTATCCATGCTACCACCCGCCCCCAAGATGGCAGGCAGAGTCGCCCGGAGACTGAGAGCCTCACGATGAGAGTCGACAGGGATGTGCGTGGGGGACGGGACTCCTTCACTGGGATGACCAGAGAGACCGTGGCCTTCGGGCAAACAAGAAGGCCGGAGCCACTTCTCGGCTCCGACCTGCATGTTCTTTGGTAGCGGGGGCCGGATTCGAACCGACGACCTTCGGGTTATGAGCCCGACGAGCTACCAGACTGCTCCACCCCGCAATATCCTGTTCGCGGCCCGGCCGCGGGTGAGTAATCTACCACGGCCTCATCAGCGATGCAATACCCCTGACCGGCTCGATCTCGGTCTCTACCCCCGGTCAACTCAGCCACGTACTCGACATCATGGCCCTCAGCCCTTAGCCGGCCGACGACTTGGGCCTCGACGCCCTCATCCGCCAAGATCTTCACGCGACCGACTTGGGTGTCGGGTACGTGACATCCGCCTTCAATGCCTCGGCGCCGAAGCGCACCGCAGCGAGCACGCCTTCTCGGGTGAGACGCGGGTGAGCCTCGAGAACCTGCTCGATCGACTCGCCGGCGCCAATATCCTCAAGAATGGACTCCACGGTGACCCGGGTGCCGTCAACGACGGGCTTACCCATCATCACGTTCGGGTCGGATGTGATTCCCTGCGCACACACTTCAGTTCACCTCCTGGTCCGCTCAAACGATACCACCAGGCGGGGCGTCGCAACCGCAGAAGAGGTGTCGAGGCGAAGTCTGCGTTCCGTCACATTACCCTCCCCGCACTCTATCGCGCCGCTGCCCTCAAGCCGACGTCCCCGTGATGATGCCCTCAACGCGTCTCCCCCGACGTTCAGTCCTCCGCACCTTCATCGATTGACCCCCACTCCGCCGGCGGCGTCCCCGCCACCGACACACCGTCGCGGACGACACCCGTCATCAGGTTGTCGCCCTCGGCGAGGAGGGATCTCGCTCGGTCCATCGTATAGCCGGACACTGACACGCTCGCGCCGAATCCGGCGTGCAGTTCCGCGGCGCGGTCATCGAACGCGCGAAGGCTCTGCTGCAGAGACCGCTCGTCGTCGGCGACGATCAGCAGGTCGATGTCGCTCTCGGGCGTCTGATCGCCACGCGCGTAGCTGCCGAACAGCACGGCGGATCGCACTTGCGGCGGAATGACGGCCCTCAGCTCGGCCGCGAGACGGTCGAACGAGGCATCCTCCGCGGCGAAGGCGGGCAGCACGAGGTCGCGGGCGATGAGGCTCCGCCGCTCCAGCCAGTGGACACGGGACCTGCCTGTCACCGTGACCGCGACCACGCCGAGCTGCACGAGCCCGTCGAGTGCGTCCGCGGCGGCGACATGACTGATCCGCGCCTGCGCCGCGACCTGCCGGATCGACAGCATGATCGCCCTCAACGCGTCCGGCGCGGGGCGTTCCCTACGCGCCCTTCGCAGCTATCGCCGCGAGCAGCTCGAGCGGTGCCAGGACAGGCATCGTTGCCTGGGCGAAGTCGAGGCCGTCGCGTGTCACGACGGCGGTTGCGCCGGCGGCTTGGGCTGATTCGTGCAGGACGGCATCCTCGTAGTCGGTCA
This Coriobacteriia bacterium DNA region includes the following protein-coding sequences:
- a CDS encoding DUF433 domain-containing protein, with product MCAQGITSDPNVMMGKPVVDGTRVTVESILEDIGAGESIEQVLEAHPRLTREGVLAAVRFGAEALKADVTYPTPKSVA
- a CDS encoding nucleotidyltransferase domain-containing protein: MLSIRQVAAQARISHVAAADALDGLVQLGVVAVTVTGRSRVHWLERRSLIARDLVLPAFAAEDASFDRLAAELRAVIPPQVRSAVLFGSYARGDQTPESDIDLLIVADDERSLQQSLRAFDDRAAELHAGFGASVSVSGYTMDRARSLLAEGDNLMTGVVRDGVSVAGTPPAEWGSIDEGAED